The Pseudolabrys sp. FHR47 genome contains a region encoding:
- a CDS encoding DUF3617 family protein — translation MRRLFVAAATCLAVSSAAGPSLALDMPQRKAGLWELKMEFVGGNIPGQTMKQCVDAATDKLMNQAYGGASGEACSKQDVSKSGNTMTIDSVCKFGPATMTSHAVVTGSFDSAYTVDVQSSRAGGPPMPGGADTHMRISATWLGACAAGQKPGDIVMPNGMTMNVLDMPRPGMPRR, via the coding sequence ATGCGCCGACTTTTTGTTGCAGCCGCCACCTGTCTTGCTGTCAGTTCTGCCGCCGGTCCGTCCCTCGCGCTGGACATGCCGCAGCGCAAGGCCGGGCTCTGGGAACTCAAGATGGAGTTCGTCGGTGGCAACATACCGGGCCAGACCATGAAGCAATGCGTGGATGCGGCGACCGACAAGTTGATGAACCAGGCCTATGGCGGCGCCTCGGGCGAGGCGTGCTCGAAGCAGGACGTCTCGAAGTCCGGCAACACCATGACCATCGATTCCGTCTGCAAATTCGGTCCGGCGACGATGACGTCGCACGCCGTGGTCACGGGCAGTTTCGACAGCGCTTACACGGTTGACGTTCAGTCGAGCCGCGCCGGCGGCCCGCCGATGCCGGGCGGCGCCGATACCCATATGCGGATTTCCGCAACATGGCTCGGTGCTTGCGCCGCGGGGCAAAAACCCGGCGACATTGTCATGCCCAACGGAATGACAATGAATGTGCTCGATATGCCGCGTCCCGGCATGCCGCGCCGCTGA
- the hisS gene encoding histidine--tRNA ligase yields the protein MADTKSGKKPQKLKARMPRGLADRGPAEIAATRAMVETIRRTFERYGFDPVETPTFEYTDALGKFLPDQDRPNEGVFSFQDDDEQWISLRYDLTAPLARYVAENYQHLALPYRSYRHGYVYRNEKPGPGRFRQFMQFDADTVGSPSMAADAEMCMLAADTMEALGIKRGDYVVKVSNRKVLDGILEAIELGGDANAGRRLTVLRAIDKLDRLGFDAVRELLGPGRKDESGDFTKGAGLGETACDAVLGFLRVSTYNVSEMLDRQEALVSGSNAGVDGVAELRAIADLIAAAGYDDGRVRIDPSVVRGLEYYTGPVYEVELTFEVKDEKGRPVRFGSVGGGGRYDGLVSRFMGQPVPATGFSIGVSRLQAALTALGTLSSKPEPGPVVVTIMDRDNVAAYQRMVSELRNAGIRAELYLGNPKNNVGQQLKYADKRSSPCAIIQGSDEKARGEIVIKDLILGAELAAENAGDREDYLKKQAEAQYPVSEADLVAEVRKVLARHNKA from the coding sequence ATGGCCGACACAAAATCTGGCAAGAAACCGCAGAAACTGAAGGCCCGCATGCCGCGGGGCCTGGCCGACCGCGGCCCCGCCGAAATCGCCGCGACGCGGGCGATGGTCGAGACCATCCGCCGGACTTTCGAACGATACGGCTTCGACCCGGTGGAAACGCCGACCTTCGAGTACACCGACGCGCTGGGCAAATTCCTGCCCGACCAGGATCGGCCGAACGAAGGCGTGTTCTCGTTTCAGGACGACGACGAGCAGTGGATCTCGCTGCGCTATGACCTGACCGCGCCGCTCGCGCGCTATGTCGCCGAGAACTACCAGCACCTCGCGCTGCCCTATCGCAGCTACCGCCACGGTTACGTCTATCGCAACGAGAAGCCCGGCCCGGGGCGCTTCCGCCAGTTCATGCAGTTCGACGCCGACACAGTCGGTTCGCCATCGATGGCCGCGGATGCCGAGATGTGCATGCTCGCCGCCGACACCATGGAAGCGCTCGGCATCAAGCGCGGCGACTATGTGGTGAAGGTTTCCAACCGCAAGGTGCTCGACGGCATCCTCGAAGCGATCGAGCTCGGCGGCGATGCCAATGCCGGACGCCGCCTGACCGTGTTGCGCGCGATCGACAAGCTCGACCGTCTCGGTTTCGACGCCGTGCGAGAATTGCTCGGTCCCGGCCGCAAGGACGAGAGCGGCGACTTCACCAAAGGCGCCGGGCTCGGTGAAACGGCTTGCGATGCCGTGCTCGGCTTCCTGCGCGTCAGCACCTACAACGTTTCCGAAATGCTCGACCGCCAGGAGGCTCTGGTGTCCGGCTCCAATGCCGGCGTCGATGGCGTCGCAGAACTGCGCGCCATTGCCGACCTTATTGCCGCGGCGGGCTACGATGACGGCCGCGTTCGCATCGATCCCTCCGTCGTCCGCGGGCTCGAATATTACACCGGTCCCGTCTACGAAGTTGAACTCACCTTCGAGGTGAAAGACGAGAAAGGCCGTCCGGTACGCTTCGGCTCGGTCGGCGGCGGCGGGCGCTATGACGGCCTCGTGTCGCGCTTCATGGGCCAGCCCGTTCCGGCGACCGGCTTCTCCATCGGCGTGTCGCGCTTGCAGGCGGCGCTCACCGCGCTCGGCACATTGTCGTCGAAGCCGGAACCCGGCCCGGTCGTCGTCACTATCATGGACCGCGACAATGTCGCGGCCTATCAGCGCATGGTCAGCGAATTGCGCAATGCCGGCATCCGCGCCGAACTCTATCTTGGCAATCCGAAGAACAATGTCGGCCAGCAGTTGAAATATGCCGACAAGCGCTCGTCGCCCTGCGCCATCATCCAGGGCTCGGACGAGAAGGCGCGCGGCGAAATCGTCATCAAGGACCTGATCCTTGGCGCCGAACTCGCCGCCGAGAATGCCGGCGACCGCGAGGATTACCTGAAGAAGCAGGCCGAAGCGCAGTATCCGGTCAGCGAAGCTGACCTTGTTGCCGAAGTGCGCAAGGTGCTGGCGCGACACAACAAGGCGTGA
- a CDS encoding aspartate aminotransferase family protein, with amino-acid sequence MALAPKTASTSVPNDLAPFWMPFTSNRSFKARPRMIASAKDMHYFTPEGRKIIDASAGLWCTNAGHNRDQIVAAIQKQAAELDFSPTFQFGHPKAFELASRIAALAPGDLDHVFFCNSGSEADDTAMKIALAYHRARGEASRVRFIGRERGYHGVGFGGTSIGGMVANRKQFGTLLAGVDHLSSTYNRAEQAFSIGEPDWGEHLADELDRLVALHDASTIAAVFVEPVSGSTAVLPPPKGYLKRLRQICDKHGILLVFDEVITGYGRLGHAFAAERYGVVPDMIAFAKGITSGSVPMGGVIARKGIHDAFMTGPDHVIELFHGYTYSAHPLACAAGLATLDLYRDEKLFERAKKLEPVWADAVMSLKGLPGVLDIRVVGLMAGIDLASKPDAVGKRGYEALENGFHEHGIMFRTAGDAIAMSPPLIVTEDQIDEIISKVAAVIKQGA; translated from the coding sequence ATGGCCCTGGCCCCCAAAACCGCATCGACCTCCGTCCCCAACGACCTTGCGCCGTTCTGGATGCCCTTCACGTCCAACCGCTCCTTCAAGGCGCGGCCCCGCATGATCGCCAGCGCCAAGGATATGCACTACTTCACGCCCGAGGGCCGAAAGATCATCGACGCCTCGGCCGGCTTGTGGTGCACCAATGCCGGCCATAACCGCGACCAGATCGTCGCCGCGATCCAGAAGCAGGCGGCCGAACTCGATTTCTCGCCGACCTTCCAGTTCGGCCATCCCAAGGCCTTCGAACTCGCTTCGCGCATCGCCGCGCTGGCGCCGGGCGATCTCGACCATGTGTTCTTCTGCAATTCGGGTTCGGAAGCCGACGACACCGCGATGAAGATCGCGCTCGCCTATCACCGTGCCCGGGGCGAGGCCTCGCGGGTACGCTTCATCGGCCGCGAGCGCGGCTATCACGGCGTCGGCTTCGGCGGCACCTCGATCGGCGGCATGGTCGCCAACCGCAAGCAGTTCGGCACGCTGCTCGCAGGCGTCGATCACTTGTCTTCGACCTACAACAGAGCCGAGCAGGCGTTCTCGATCGGCGAGCCGGACTGGGGCGAGCATCTCGCCGATGAACTCGACCGTCTGGTGGCGCTGCACGATGCCTCGACCATCGCCGCCGTGTTCGTCGAGCCGGTGTCCGGTTCGACCGCGGTGCTGCCGCCGCCGAAGGGCTATCTCAAGCGCCTGCGTCAGATCTGCGACAAGCACGGCATCCTGCTAGTGTTTGACGAAGTCATCACCGGTTACGGCCGTCTCGGCCACGCCTTCGCCGCTGAGCGTTACGGCGTGGTGCCGGACATGATTGCCTTCGCCAAGGGTATCACCTCGGGCTCGGTGCCCATGGGCGGCGTCATCGCGCGCAAGGGCATCCATGACGCCTTCATGACCGGGCCGGACCATGTCATCGAGCTGTTCCACGGCTACACCTATTCGGCGCATCCTCTGGCCTGCGCCGCCGGCCTCGCCACGCTCGATCTTTATCGCGATGAAAAGTTGTTCGAACGCGCCAAGAAGCTGGAGCCGGTCTGGGCCGATGCGGTGATGAGCCTCAAGGGCCTGCCGGGCGTGCTCGACATCCGCGTCGTCGGCCTGATGGCGGGCATCGATCTCGCTTCGAAGCCCGACGCTGTCGGCAAGCGCGGTTATGAGGCGCTGGAAAACGGCTTCCACGAGCACGGCATCATGTTCCGCACCGCGGGCGACGCCATCGCGATGTCGCCGCCGCTCATTGTGACGGAAGACCAGATCGACGAGATCATCTCCAAGGTCGCGGCCGTCATCAAGCAGGGGGCGTAA